The Pungitius pungitius chromosome 13, fPunPun2.1, whole genome shotgun sequence genome includes the window gttgacATGTTAGACTCGAGGATCGAACATTcccatatttacggtaattgtgTTCCCGTTGTGTAACAACGCATGGAGAAAGCGCGGTATTTTAGTCACTTCATGCTGCAAGGCAAGATGGCCAGTCCTGAACTAGCCCTTGTCATAGAGCGAGCTGTTGCAGCTGGCGTTAGGGCGGCCCTCCAAGACCGACCGACGCCTACACCAGGAACAAGTCTCGTCGCAACAGACACCACATCATTGCCGTCGGTAAGTTCGTAAATACGGTTGTTTTTTAAGGGGgaagggtagctagcaagctaactatgctagctagctaattctCCAATTAGCCATGTTGAAGCCTACAAAGCTACCACAGGGATTAATGGCAGGTCTTGACATTAGCACCCGCCAAATGCAGATACATTTCGGCTGCGGCGGGTAAAGCGGTCGCTCCCGTTAGCCACTTTGATGGGTGGAATTCTATATATCTCCGTGTACTTGTTATACGGACTGTCTCGTGTTCAGTGTGTTACGTCTAAGATATTATGTCCCTTAAAATGCTGCCGTAGGGGAAAACGGGTGGTTATAGGCAAAAGGGTGTTGGTACTGTGTCATGAGTGCATCCTCCACCAGCCCAGAATGCTCTGTTACTTTGGTGGCAGCGATGGTTCATGTGCACCGACTACGGCCCGCCTCGACTAAGTGACGCGTCGGCATCTATGCGCCTCCTCGGTTTAGCTTAGCTCTTTCAGATTAGCTAGTAGGCTGAATCCACTTCTGAGAGCTATGCGCCGCCGGAACCAGGCgtagagatgaagacccgtttaacagctcatggCTATTCGGCAGATGGTCGGCCAGCTGAGATCCATATTGACCTGCCTGCgccgttttctaaaataataaactcattgtaGGGTTGTCAAGCCTCACGCATTATCCGTGAGACACACGCATTTCAACCACCTCACACGCCACACTTTGATAAGGACACGCCAAACAAGTTGTCCTGCTAACGTTGATGCTGCGCACGTATCATTTTCCCCTCGGCGTACGCTCGTTACTAGGCAACATACAGCGCGAACACACGTGTCCGGtggatgcttttgatgaaacaaggcgcatttaacatttagtgactgtacatatacgagttttttcttgatttggctgttgctgattattttaacgGAACTGACAacccggttcataaattagaccaattaataaaatgtatgcaatactgcatactaaaaataaaaactctaccTAGTCAACTAATGACGTGCCTGTGTCGAtagcaaatgttattatttggagcactgcattaatgtgatgttttaatttctttaggtATCAGCAGTGATTTCATCACCAAGTACAGCGACCACATCACAGAGATTGGTAGGTTTTGAATTCATGAGAGACCTGGTACCAAGCCTGTTATGTTGTTATCAaaacctcctccatcttttcaccAAATTCAAGACCTGTCATTTTTTGTAAGCGTGTTTTTTAGTCGTTTTCAAACGAGGTCCTGCGGGTACCATTGAGTAGTATGTAGCTGCAATTGCAAATCTATGAATTATCTAGGTCATATCTTGTCGGAAATGTTGCATTCATACATTTGCAAGAGTCAATTGCCCATATACATTAAGTTAATTTTTCAAGTTAGATAGagaatgtttgtttctgttcagtcaCAATTGAAATTGTTTAAACACGGTTGTTGGAACTTAAATCTTTTGGTATCTTAAGTAAAAAGTGAATGACTGTAATTCAAAGCTGTATTATGTTTCAAGTATCCACTTTGCTGTTCTTCCAGGATGGTAACCTTGGACAGCAGAGCTACATTTCCAAACAAGATATCGAAAATGTgctgtcattaaagaccacactGACAGAAGTTGCTTCCATCCTCTGCATTTCCAGACCAACCCTGTACAAACTTATGAGGGAGCACAACATCTCAAGAACAAAGTTTGTACAATTTAGTGATGAGGAATTAGATTCTGCAGTATCTCAGATTAAAGCAGAACATCCTCATGTGGGAGAGGTCATGCTTAATGGACATATGCGTTCAAGGGACATTGTGGTGCAAAGAAAGAGGTTAAGAGAGTCAATTAAAAGGGTTGATTCTGGGGGTGTTGAGTCCAGGCGGAGAACAACGATATCCAGGCGTGTTTATTCTGTGCCATGTCCAAATTTTATCTGGCACCTGGATGGTAACCATAAACTGATAAGATGGAAATTAGTTGTACATGGTGCAATGGACGGCTACAGTAGGATGCTCATGTTTCTCCAGTGCTCTAACAACAATCGGTCTGAAACCGTTAAACAGCTTTTCACTACAGCAATAAGACAGTTTGGCAGACCTCTGCATATCAGAACTGACTTGGGGGGAGAGAATGTTCTTGTTTGGGAGGATATGcgggaaagcagaggagaagaatcTGTTTTAACAGGAAGCTCTGTACATAACCAGCGCATTGAACGTTTTAACAGGGacttaaataataattgcaGTCATGTCTACTCACCCATTTTTTATGAACTGGAGTCAATGAATGTGCTAGACTTGGACAATGAAACAGATATATTTGCTCTTCATTATGATCAGTCTGCTTATTTTCTACTGTTACTTGTTTGGTTCCCCTCGGGTATTGAAGTTGTGTCATGTGTTCCCTGTCTGGTCGTCATCTAAAGTCTGTTAAGTGCCCATGTGGGAtaagttttgatttgttttgtttttccttctcttgatggaattttgaattaatttaacccTTTTTGGaatcattatttttcagatACTTTGAGTGTaaccttaataaaaaaaaaagtttctgctcACATCTAGTCTTTATTTGGATCATATCCTACAAAACCATCACAGCAACATTTGTAGGTTATCCTAAACATTGTAAAGTTAACTATAGCCACTGGAACATAAATATACAATGCAGTTGACAGGTCAGTAGTCGAAACACACTTAAACCATGTGTGACAATGAGCCGTCACTACAAGTTTCCTTAAATGGTGCTAAACAAGGCTCCATTCATCAGGGCCACCACAAAGCAGTACTcaaattcatcatcatcagccatGTTTTTGGCATTGACAAATATGAGAAGCTCATTTGAGCAGGTGTGCGCAACCGGATGACGCTTAATCTCGTCATGAATGAAGACGATTTTGGGATTTGGCTGGAATCCAACAGCTGGAATTTTGCTGCTCCCTGTTGCAAAAGCCAGGATGTGACCGAGGCCCAAGTTCTGAACgaagtccttctcttcttcagtcAGTGTTCTGGCCCCAAGGATTTCACCAAGCTCTTTAtcttaagaaaacaaaacaacccacATATGAGAACAACATTATTGCAGCTTCAAAATAATTAGCACACGGTCTCTACAGACACAAGTGGCATGAAGTGAAGAGTGCATGTGCCCACTTACTCTCCACACACTGGAGAAATTCTCTGAACTTTACAACCATGAGCTCCTCTTTTGGCCTTTTGTCGCTGCCCAGGACAGAGTAGCTTGGCTTTAAGAGGCAAGCAAGAACTTCTGCTGTGACCTCATCTCTCTTCTCAGGCATGTCAAGAAAGATTCTCATGCTACGATGTTCCCTCAGAAGTGGAAGTACCTTTCGGGGGGAAGAAAGGAACCATGGGAATAGTTTTTGTTGCAGAACTAGCTGTTGTGTACACCATGGTTGATGTTTGTCCCATAAGTAATACATTACTTTCACTTACTCCATAGTAGGATAGACCATCCATCAGTTGATTGAAGCAACTTTGTTGATGCAAGATGACATGATACAATGTTGCATTCCTAATAAATTCATTTCTTCTGTCCATGGTGACTGGGTTTGGAAGACCCTCAATCTGAAATCTCCATGTGTCACAGCAGTCCAGCGCTTCCTCTAGCTCATCCACTgtgcttgcttgtttgacctgaagatgaGATCAATTGCAGaatttactatttaaaaaaactttagaAATTACCTTTTCATGTAACAGCAAACTCAGGAAACAAGATAAGGCCCACATTACCATGGACATTCCAAGAAACAGACAACAGTTGAATCTGTATCCCATGCATATTAAAGCATAATTGGTTTTATACTAATACCTTCTTCAGAGAATCCCTTAACTCCGCGTCAGCTATGTCATCAGGAGTGACACGTACTTGCAGGATATCTTCAGTCACAATGTAGTCCACTACATGTGGTGCAAGGAATGCTGGTGGTTCACCACCTTGGACTATTATGGTAGACATCATCTTTCCAATGGTTCTGTACACTCCGTTTTGCACATGAGCTATGTTCAGCTTTGGAGTAAACCCGTTGGGAGActctgaggaaaagaaaaacaaacataacagcATTATACAACAAAATCAGCTCACCAGGTCAACTGGCATGCATgctactttaaaaacattttaaagactgTTCAAGTTCAAACAAGCATCGGAGGAATATATTAACTAGTGTCAGTGGCCACCACTGTTCACACATTGCCCCCACAATTCAGTGGCTGGAATTGGAGTAAAGGTGTAGGAAACTAAAATCTTAAAGCTGCAGTGCGTAGGATTTAGTGGAAACTATTGGTGAGGTTTCACAAACGTTGGTGGCCTTTTGGCAAATCCTCAatgcactgtatgtgtgtgtaaaaccacACACGTACAGTGAAAAATCCTGTAAAGTCCTCAAGAAACACCATCTCAATCGTGTGGCAACGTCAAACTGTGGGAATATTTCTCAAATGCAGGAACTGGAAACTTTAGGTATGGTGAGTGGAATTACAATCTACACAAAATAAGGATTTCCTAGACACGGATATTTTACCTTCAAATGCTCCACTGCCTTGGAAGATAGCCCTCACAAGCAAACGAAAGAACTCTCGTCGTGGCCCTCCCAAATCTTCAGCATCTTCCTCCATTTCATCACTTGCAAACGTGACATAAAGCATTCCAGAGCTCTCTGAAAATCTGGGTCTGTTGAATTGCCGAAAGGCAGTGGTCCAAACATTACTCCGGCTTATGAAGATTGGTCTCGGCGTTGGGGTAACAACCATTTCGGCATGTGCTTTCAGAATTCCAGTTATCTCTTCTCTGGTCAAAACTTCTGAAGAccttgaaaccaaaacaaactgaatataAATAGGATATTTGTCACAGTGTTTTATAGCCTTGTGTACTTAATCCATTTAGAAAATCTGTGTTGCACAATTAAACTAAATACATAGTACTTTGGATAGAAATACGGTGTTAATTATTATAGAGGCACGTTCAATGTGATTTACTACATAAATGGAATAACTAGAcaggaaaatatgaataatagttTGGATAGTATTGTTTAAAGATAATTCAACAGCACTGCATATAatacaagacatttttttatgaaaaatataCCTTGAATCAAGCAAGACCGACTCTTCCAAAAGACTGCGTCTTATGGCCTCATCCACAGCTTCATCTTCCTCATAATCCACAGGGCTGAAACAGGTGCATTGTTAAATAGTGGGAAATAATTGAAACAATTATTGaactactggaaaaaaaaacatgtttaacatgCAGTGTAATTTCGTAGATTAAATACTAGataatatatttgtaaaggcaatattattatatagtgAACATGCAGACATATACATATCACTGCaacattttattgaacacaaaaaAGTACCGTACAAAAAATCTGCAAAGTGATTAGGGATCACATGTGCATCCAGCCTTCCAGTCTGTCCTTCCCTTCCCCACTCTGCCTGagctctggactctgcctgctgatctgcctgggatctggactctgcctgctgatctgtatgggatctggactctgtatgggatctggactctgcctgctgatctgtatgggatctggactctgcctgctgatctgtatgggatctggactctgtatgggatctggactctgcctgctgatctgtatgggctctggactctgcctgctgatctctTCCTTGAGTTTCCATCAGGGATGTACACAATGCCTCTCCCCGAGTCACTGAATGATaaaaaacacttagtctccCTTCAGATACAAGTCTCACTTCTTGTAATAGCACAAAAACATTGACCAACCTCTCCTTCTCCGTGGTGCAGGATCTTCAAAGTCACTGTCATCAGACACTGCTATAAATTCCTCCTGAGCAGAAAGAGGGTTGTTTACCATTAGccaaaaaagttatttcatatgttttttatttttaataatcagatttatttcacttcatgcaAACATTGACACACTGTGTGGGCCTAATATCTTAGAATATAGCAGGGACATACCTGAATATAAACTGTAATACCTCTTATATTACATATTTATGTAaatcaaaaagaataataactatacaaaagattggaagagaaaaatgtttacCTCGGCAGGTCTCTGCATTCCTGCTAAAATGTACAGGCATGTGTTTGAGCAGATGGACGCAACTTCTTTTCCTCCCCATGGAAAAGAGTTGGTGACCTTGGGTTTCATCAGTTTTTTACATCCCTTTATGgtgcataaatattcaaatgggAATTCCTGGTTCTCCGACAATCCGAACGTGGCTCTAAAGATGGCTGTTATTTCCAATTTTAATTGGACTTCAGACCACTCGGATGAAAATGATATTTTGCCAATGAGGCCATCTTCCGCTAATTTCGTTCTGGTGTCTCCTCTTGGTATGGAGAAGATTGTGTTTGTCGACCaaggcaaacacacaatgtcctttgtgaatgttttgtaaGGTCTTCGTCTTATTAACCCCGGTCTTGCACCACTTCGTTGGGGAAAAGATGGAAGAGGTACCTGTGTTAAGAGTGAACAATTTTAAATATGTGAAATCACAACAGGGTCAATGCCCTAACCTCTTCAGCATCTCTTAACATGCATTGCAGAaagttgtggtggaagattttgcacagataatcgtaaagtaagaaacaaaggctctgagtcaaatatgtctttctctgtttatttccttgcaagggaggaaaggtcacaacagctacgtgctctgcagactgtcaagaacctccttgccccctaacagaacgaggcagttcttatacctaagttcagttatcggtggcgtcaacagaaaccttgaccaccttgttgagtatctactgccaggatactggggacatctaatccatgtcaTGACACGTCAGTTGTTTGTCCATGGCCAGTAATTTTATGGTTTttactagggctgcaacaacgaatcgatgaaatcgattaaaatcgattattaaaagcgttggcaacgaatttcattatcgattcgttgtgtcgcgcgactattatgtttgagtattaaaagaaagttgcgcgcgcagagctgaggaaaaaaaagttgagcgctcgcgcagcagagcgttgctaagaaaaataaataaaaaagagcagagctgaggtaaaggaaagaccatcggagagacccgtaatactgttctgaaacatgcggaggcagagaaaccaatgcgacctaaatcctcccaggtatttcacactgaaatggggggtgcgggtcctagcggcaacgggggggggggggggggggggggtgctgcggttgtctttgcagcgccagtagtttcacgttctaatcgccgcgctcgacttcaaggtgtaacctttattattgttcggtctgaaacagcgcgcccagtgacgggtggtgcagcaatattgttgtccgggtggaaatcaggagaaaggtcggtccgggatattttcgtgaggggctttgaaattcgggagggttgacatgtctgattgtaagatatgcaaaagcgacatggcctggtacgggagcaccacggcaatgattcatgattttgtgcctaatatatttaatttggcggctgtaaagtatacatcatgcaatgtgtgtatgttttttgtgttagtccattttatttgcttacttagggatgttcaaggagcaatctgttagtgcaaaacatatttagaaagtgcacagtcagttctatttttcaataaagggttggaaatgaatgtttttacattttttatttttttatccgattcatcgattaatcgaacaaataatcgacagatgaatcgattattaaaataatcgttagttgcagctctagtttttaccatgtagttatttatggtGGTCAATCACAGGTTTACTATAATCGGGGCTGCCCCGCAGCCAAAAGGTTTTGATAACAACATAACAGGCTTGGTACCAGGTCTCTCATGAATTCAAAACCTACCGATCTCTGTGATGTGGTCGCTGTACTTGGTGATGAAATCACTGCTGATacctaaagaaattaaaacatcacattaatgcagtgctccaaataataacatttgctaTCGACACAGGCACGTCATTAGTTGACTAggtagagtttttatttttagtatgcagtattgcatacattttattaattggtctaatttatgaaccgggtTGTCAGTTCcgttaaaataatcagcaacagccaaatcaagaaaaaactcgtatatgtacagtcactaaatgttaaatgcgccttgtttcatcaaaagcatccaCCGGACACGTGTGTTCGCGCTGTATGTTGCCTAGTAACGAGCGTACGCCGAGGGGAAAATGATACGTGCGCAGCATCAACGTTAGCAGGACAACTTGTTTGGCGTGTCCTTATCAAAGTGTGGCGTGTGAGGTGGTTGAAATGCGTGTGTCTCACGGATAATGCGTGAGGCTTGACAACCCtacaatgagtttattattttagaaaacggcGCAGGCAGGTCAATATGGATCTCAGCTGGCCGACCATCTGCCGAATAGccatgagctgttaaacgggtcttcatctctacGCCTGGTTCCGGCGGCGCATAGCTCTCAGAAGTGGATTCAGCCTACTAGCTAATCTGAAAGAGCTAAGCTAAACCGAGGAGGCGCATAGATGCCGACGCGTCACTTAGTCGAGGCGGGCCGTAGTCGGTGCACATGAACCATCGCTGCCACCAAAGTAACAGAGCATTCTGGGCTGGTGGAGGATGCACTCATGACACAGTACCAACACCCTTTTGCCTATAACCACCCGTTTTCCCCTACGGCAGCATTTTAAGGGACATAATATCTTAGACGTAACACACTGAACACGAGACAGTCCGTATAACAAGTACACGGAGATATATAGAATTCCACCCATCAAAGTGGCTAACGGGAGCGACCGCTTTACCCGCCGCAGCCGAAATGTATCTGCATTTGGCGGGTGCTAATGTCAAGACCTGCCATTAATCCCTGTGGTAGCTTTGTAGGCTTCAACATGGCTAATTGGagaattagctagctagcatagttagcttgctagctacccttcCCCCTTAAAAAACAACCGTATTTACGAACTTACCGACGGCAATGATGTGGTGTCTGTTGCGACGAGACTTGTTCCTGGTGTAGGCGTCGGTCGGTCTTGGAGGGCCGCCCTAACGCCAGCTGCAACAGCTCGCTCTATGACAAGGGCTAGTTCAGGACTGGCCATCTTGCCTTGCAGCATGAAGTGACTAAAATACCGCGCTTTCTCCATGCGTTGTTACACAACGGGAAcacaattaccgtaaatatgggAATGTTCGATCCTCGAGTCTAACATgtcaactcaacatttagatttacatttagatttaacatttagatatagatttaacatttagatttagatttaacatttagatatagatttaacatttagatatagatttaacatttagatttagatttaacatttagatttagatttaacatttagatatagatttaacatttagatatagatttaacatttagatatagatttaacatttagatttagatttaacatttagatttagatttaatatttagatttaacatttagatatagatttaacatttagatatagatttaacatttagatttacatttaacacttatatttacatttaatatttatattatttaacaactttttgttactgccaaacattgtacttggaaaagttgttgcatgtatttacatgattttgtctctaaatgtttgaaaaagtgacatgtgaatattgtcctgctttttttattcatatgataacgctaaatgtacgaaaactgcgcaggattttagaacgtgcaacattttacaaacggcgccccatacaaGGCAGAGATTGTATTCTGcctgtttattcatttgaacaaTAACTGTGTAATATATCCTGCCAAACATTATGATTATCATGATTAAAGAGGGGGTGTAACTGCATCACACTGACAagtgtttaatatatatataaataaaaataatatgttCAAGCTGTTTTACATCGTTGAGTAAACAAACTGAATTCACAATAATCCCTTTAACAGTTTCAGAAATAAATGGATCATCACGGTATTTGAGCAGGGCTGTTGTATTTGGCTGTATCTGTATCGGTGGATGTACCTAATAAGGTTACATAATTATTTATACTTAGGTTTGTATGCTCTCAGTGTAGCCGTTTGATACAATAAATGACAACACAAAGACATACATGGAGCTTTGAATCCCAAATTATTAGCAAACCACGAGCCAAACAATTGTCATCAGATTGTAGGGAGCAATAAACGATCACGATACCTAGATATTCTTCTCATTGGTATGAAGTCCTCGTGCTGCGGGGCCTCCGGTCAAACCCACGTGGTCAAACCCACCCTCCTTGTTTTTTCCGGGTATGCGCAGTGAGGCTGCGCAGCAGACCGCCagcgctcctcctccccttttttaaaaaattgattTCTTCTCCCCTTTTCCCCGCAGTTCGGCTTCGTCGTGAACGTCTCTCTCGACTCTGCAGCTCCGTCAGCGCAGGTTTCCCCGGAAGGCTCCAGCACCACCTTAAAAGTAAGAAACCTCCGTCACCTGCCAGCCATTATCGTGCGTTTACTGCAGAGCGGAGGCGCGTGCAGCGTCTGTCTCCTCTGCGGGGTTCGCCAGTGGTTGTTGCGTAACGCTGTCACACCGAAGActctttaaaatgcatttgtaCTTTTGATATCTCCCGATGCTTGATGAGTTCTGAGCTTTGAGTTGCATCACCCGGGCTTTTGGGTTAACCGCCTTGTTGCACAACTCCTCGTAAAAGCACGTTTCACGTTTCCAGGTTTGGATAAACGTCATGCAAGTTCATGCTTGTAAGGCATGACAATGCACTTTCTATCCCAGGATCCGTTTTGGGATATTCTTCATTTAATAGTCTACGATTTACATTGAATACGTTGAATACTAAGTAGTTACTAAGTTACTAAGGCGTCTTGggcaaaacttttaaaaaagaaag containing:
- the LOC119227176 gene encoding G2/M phase-specific E3 ubiquitin-protein ligase-like — its product is MVVTPTPRPIFISRSNVWTTAFRQFNRPRFSESSGMLYVTFASDEMEEDAEDLGGPRREFFRLLVRAIFQGSGAFEESPNGFTPKLNIAHVQNGVYRTIGKMMSTIIVQGGEPPAFLAPHVVDYIVTEDILQVRVTPDDIADAELRDSLKKVKQASTVDELEEALDCCDTWRFQIEGLPNPVTMDRRNEFIRNATLYHVILHQQSCFNQLMDGLSYYGVLPLLREHRSMRIFLDMPEKRDEVTAEVLACLLKPSYSVLGSDKRPKEELMVVKFREFLQCVENKELGEILGARTLTEEEKDFVQNLGLGHILAFATGSSKIPAVGFQPNPKIVFIHDEIKRHPVAHTCSNELLIFVNAKNMADDDEFEYCFVVALMNGALFSTI